A portion of the uncultured Fibrobacter sp. genome contains these proteins:
- the argJ gene encoding bifunctional glutamate N-acetyltransferase/amino-acid acetyltransferase ArgJ: MYTVLEKGGVCSPKGFTASGICAGIKASGNADMALLKSEKAARCFAVFTTNKVKAAPVLYDKAALEHAHFASAVVVNSGNANACTGEQGLRDAERMATLTEEALKLTPKSVLVCSTGVIGHLMPMDKIEAGIPKLVEKLHADASEEFGRAILTTDLALKSHAVEIQTEKGVVTIGGACKGSGMIHPNMATMLAFITTDLALPIDFFAEFRADIADSFNAITVDGDTSTNDTCILLANGMSGLKYEDLTLTEQGEFRAALMLVMKELAKDIVRDGEGATKLIELCIEKAESHEEALRMARFIGTSNLAKCAMFGEDPNWGRILSSAGSSGCNMIAEQTDLFFGDVQVLSNGRPVQLDDEQMKALRAVVRQREYKVTLVLNIGHASASAFTCDLSYDYVKINAEYTT; the protein is encoded by the coding sequence ATGTACACAGTATTGGAAAAAGGCGGCGTTTGCTCCCCCAAGGGGTTCACCGCGTCTGGAATTTGCGCTGGTATCAAGGCTAGCGGTAATGCCGATATGGCGCTTTTGAAGAGTGAAAAGGCTGCTCGCTGCTTTGCCGTGTTTACAACGAACAAGGTGAAGGCCGCTCCGGTACTTTACGACAAAGCCGCTCTTGAACATGCGCACTTTGCCTCTGCCGTGGTGGTGAATAGCGGTAACGCTAACGCCTGTACCGGTGAACAGGGACTTCGCGATGCAGAACGTATGGCTACCCTTACGGAAGAAGCCCTGAAGCTGACTCCGAAGAGCGTTCTCGTTTGCAGCACAGGTGTGATTGGTCACCTGATGCCGATGGATAAGATTGAGGCGGGCATTCCGAAGCTCGTGGAAAAGCTCCATGCTGACGCTTCTGAAGAATTTGGCCGCGCCATTCTGACGACAGACCTTGCGCTCAAGAGCCATGCCGTCGAAATCCAGACCGAAAAGGGTGTGGTGACGATCGGTGGCGCCTGCAAGGGTTCGGGCATGATTCACCCGAATATGGCGACGATGCTTGCCTTTATTACGACAGACCTCGCTCTCCCGATTGATTTCTTTGCCGAATTCCGCGCCGACATCGCTGATTCGTTCAATGCGATTACGGTCGACGGCGATACGAGCACCAACGACACTTGCATCTTGCTTGCTAACGGCATGAGCGGCCTCAAGTACGAAGACTTGACCCTTACGGAACAGGGTGAATTCCGCGCCGCACTGATGCTTGTGATGAAGGAACTCGCAAAGGATATCGTGCGTGACGGTGAAGGTGCAACCAAGCTCATTGAACTTTGCATCGAAAAGGCCGAAAGCCACGAAGAAGCTTTGCGTATGGCCCGTTTCATTGGTACGTCTAACCTTGCCAAGTGCGCCATGTTCGGCGAAGATCCGAACTGGGGCCGTATTCTGAGCAGTGCAGGTAGCAGTGGCTGCAACATGATTGCCGAACAGACGGATCTTTTCTTTGGCGATGTGCAGGTGCTTTCTAATGGACGTCCGGTGCAACTGGATGACGAACAGATGAAGGCTCTGCGTGCGGTGGTTCGTCAGCGTGAATACAAAGTAACGCTGGTGCTGAACATCGGACACGCTAGCGCAAGTGCATTTACCTGCGACTTGAGCTACGATTACGTGAAAATTAACGCTGAGTACACGACTTAA
- a CDS encoding InlB B-repeat-containing protein: MTKFTVLFATLFAGISLTSAKTSSTEVHYTLHYPNGTTIEETILPGEPLAKLEFNDNSYCFMGWYTTEDFAGAPQLTASDTVEGVQDFWAMTLSKDSEGWCLISNADELYRFAAGVNLPSKNFPDNASFNGKLTADIVVNENVLDRNGNLNKGTFRTWTPIGEKNHFTGSFDGNGHTISGLYEDTDADEGSSAFILKMGNSQGSTPLSIRNLGIKDSYFKGYYSAAGLVVYAYGNPLTIENSFFEGTVIATDLTATGLIDIYHSAQNDFTMNNCHFKGKVIAEEYMANGIVSLLDVHHATISNTYVEGEITADNYAYGIGDVATSLTIANVYCTAKQKASYHVAFIGAILQTGTIINSYTTTPFIEFFGDDDLGLTKPHLDARTNAKLEVINSYLLYDGPDMDMVYTGLTVFPLEKFEDGTVANLLQQNCTYGVCGTVWGQDVQKGETYPSFSGIINKANVPYSKLTLHTYDTDPNAKHYPSRHILGYKQLLPSADEVKQDGYYFAGWYKSSNFKGTPLTEIDSTETNDVTLYAKFVPAISVTLVEYEGKTEKISAGKGIRRKLSRPTREGYVFAGWYKNQQFSGDMQASVVSEKDISLYAKWIELKDPSIKDGCYQISNVEELYGFASYNFGSKIESDACVELTEDIVVNKNVLKKDGTLNDSLKDGFAEWAPISPRHLKSFNGNGHTISGLYFNIENAFDVGFFTQLDPPFDDTLITLSNLRINDSYFRGKEAIGGIAGRAIRTTMTNCSFEGTLDATERIAGGLVGVAYETINIINSYHIGSVTAKYHDATIGAFVGTTSIHDFKGTGHYRVTNSYHAGDLNSPAFQKCDFNNQSCGIFGEIIEKHELQMSHVFTLGEIPATNNKYSEGVKSYSINKFKDGTVATLLHNYKSENTDASIWGQASDRAFPDFSGSIDVAPDSYTTAIKPVAFTSDSPFSIQTLGKNIQINKAALGQRYTLFDMQGGVLHQGNVSASNFELNIPHSGNYILRIGNKTRQVNVK; encoded by the coding sequence ATGACAAAATTCACCGTACTTTTTGCAACTTTATTTGCAGGCATTTCACTCACCTCAGCAAAGACCAGCTCTACCGAGGTGCACTACACATTACACTACCCCAACGGCACCACCATTGAAGAAACGATTCTACCAGGGGAACCACTGGCAAAGCTGGAATTCAACGACAACAGCTATTGTTTTATGGGCTGGTACACCACCGAAGACTTTGCAGGAGCGCCTCAATTAACCGCATCAGACACGGTAGAGGGCGTACAAGATTTTTGGGCAATGACATTGTCCAAAGATAGCGAAGGATGGTGCCTCATCAGCAATGCGGACGAACTGTACCGTTTTGCAGCAGGAGTTAATTTGCCCTCCAAAAATTTTCCTGATAACGCATCCTTCAACGGCAAACTCACCGCCGACATCGTTGTCAACGAGAATGTTCTTGACCGCAACGGAAACCTGAACAAGGGAACCTTCAGAACATGGACGCCCATCGGGGAAAAGAATCACTTTACAGGTTCCTTTGACGGGAACGGTCACACCATCAGCGGACTTTATGAAGACACCGATGCAGACGAAGGTTCATCTGCCTTTATCCTAAAAATGGGAAATAGTCAGGGTTCGACACCATTATCCATCCGCAATTTAGGCATTAAAGACTCCTACTTCAAAGGCTACTATTCAGCAGCAGGATTAGTTGTATATGCATACGGCAATCCGCTTACTATAGAAAACAGCTTTTTTGAAGGAACCGTTATCGCAACAGACCTCACGGCAACAGGACTAATCGACATTTATCATAGCGCCCAAAATGACTTCACAATGAACAACTGCCACTTCAAAGGGAAAGTCATTGCAGAAGAATACATGGCAAATGGAATCGTCTCTCTGCTTGACGTCCATCATGCAACGATTAGCAACACGTATGTAGAAGGCGAAATCACAGCCGACAACTATGCATACGGGATCGGAGATGTTGCAACTTCACTCACCATTGCCAACGTCTATTGCACCGCTAAACAAAAAGCGTCATACCACGTCGCCTTCATAGGCGCCATTTTGCAAACAGGGACCATTATCAACAGCTATACAACAACACCCTTTATCGAATTCTTTGGAGATGACGATCTTGGGCTTACAAAGCCTCACCTCGACGCACGCACCAATGCAAAATTGGAAGTTATCAACAGCTATCTTCTTTATGACGGTCCCGACATGGACATGGTATACACCGGACTCACCGTATTCCCTTTAGAAAAATTTGAAGACGGAACCGTAGCCAACCTTCTTCAGCAAAACTGCACCTACGGCGTATGCGGAACCGTCTGGGGACAGGATGTGCAAAAAGGGGAAACTTATCCTAGTTTTAGTGGCATCATCAACAAGGCAAACGTCCCTTATTCCAAGCTCACCTTACACACCTATGATACCGACCCGAACGCCAAACATTATCCGTCAAGGCACATTCTAGGCTACAAGCAACTACTCCCCTCCGCTGATGAAGTCAAGCAAGACGGCTACTATTTTGCAGGATGGTACAAATCAAGTAATTTCAAAGGGACACCCCTCACAGAAATTGATTCCACAGAAACCAATGATGTCACCCTTTACGCCAAATTTGTCCCGGCCATTTCTGTCACCCTTGTTGAATACGAAGGAAAAACAGAAAAAATTTCAGCAGGCAAAGGAATTAGGCGCAAGCTAAGCCGCCCCACCCGTGAAGGCTATGTTTTTGCGGGCTGGTACAAAAACCAGCAATTTAGCGGCGACATGCAGGCAAGTGTCGTTTCGGAAAAGGACATTTCGCTTTATGCAAAATGGATTGAGTTAAAGGACCCTTCTATCAAGGACGGCTGCTATCAAATTTCCAATGTCGAGGAATTGTACGGGTTCGCCTCTTACAACTTCGGCTCTAAAATAGAAAGCGATGCTTGTGTCGAACTTACCGAAGATATCGTCGTCAACAAGAACGTCCTAAAAAAAGATGGCACCTTAAATGATTCCCTAAAAGACGGATTTGCAGAATGGGCCCCCATCAGCCCAAGACATTTAAAGTCGTTCAATGGCAATGGGCATACCATAAGCGGTCTCTACTTTAACATCGAAAACGCATTTGATGTGGGATTTTTCACTCAATTAGATCCCCCCTTCGATGACACCCTAATCACCCTAAGTAACTTAAGAATTAACGATTCCTATTTTCGAGGAAAAGAAGCCATTGGTGGCATTGCAGGCAGAGCGATTCGCACAACCATGACCAACTGTTCTTTTGAAGGAACTCTTGATGCAACAGAGCGTATCGCTGGAGGACTTGTCGGGGTCGCTTACGAGACCATCAACATCATCAACAGCTATCACATCGGATCTGTTACGGCCAAATATCACGATGCCACTATAGGGGCATTCGTTGGTACGACCTCCATTCACGACTTTAAGGGAACAGGGCATTACAGAGTCACCAACAGCTACCACGCAGGCGACCTTAATTCACCCGCATTCCAAAAGTGCGATTTTAATAATCAGTCCTGCGGTATTTTCGGAGAAATCATCGAAAAGCATGAACTGCAAATGAGCCATGTTTTTACGCTTGGCGAAATTCCTGCAACGAACAACAAATATTCCGAAGGCGTAAAGAGCTATTCCATCAATAAATTTAAGGATGGAACCGTCGCTACACTATTGCACAACTACAAATCCGAAAACACGGACGCCTCCATCTGGGGACAGGCTAGCGACAGAGCGTTCCCGGACTTTAGCGGAAGCATCGACGTAGCCCCCGACTCGTACACAACAGCAATCAAGCCTGTTGCATTTACAAGCGATTCGCCATTCAGCATTCAGACTTTAGGCAAGAATATTCAAATCAACAAGGCTGCCCTCGGGCAAAGATACACGCTGTTCGATATGCAGGGAGGTGTTCTCCATCAGGGAAACGTTTCTGCTTCAAACTTTGAACTAAACATTCCCCATTCTGGAAACTACATTCTCCGAATCGGGAACAAGACACGACAAGTGAACGTGAAATAA
- a CDS encoding InlB B-repeat-containing protein, protein MKKLAVCTAFLLAGVPFARTIVPQAPNLAGDCYRITTAEELYGFAEIVNKGETNACGILINDVVVNADSIDSDYAEWTPIGTKENPFKGSFQGEHNTIRGLYSKNFQSEAMGFLGYVTEDSTALTYVYNLGLEDVHFEGSGSIGAFVGIINSNNKVYFDDIYATGTIKGYDGSVVGGFAGTINGKARISEAYNTVTVSGSSASSFIGKGDSRNAGISVENDLHFTNCYALSDYAMVGGDNVNGISTYESKQFQDGTVAVKLNRADDPRSDYPTYWTQEKGVDHPKFYSRKEKLTYSPFIYHMPDGTTQTSYYRVVSDLIKLDSINDNNFCFMGWYKSPDFSGSPETVIPKYSYGTQEFWAMGLPKDKEGWCLISSADDLYHFAQGVNTPTKYILGNDTIFNSKLTADIIVNKNVLDKDGNPNKGEFRQWVSIGKNSRKLFYGSIDGDGHTISGLYSDTCTYYANFIERMNTPQSLTNGSIRNLGIVDSYFKSDMVTGFVDVFFSKNFTLENCFFEGTLIGTTYASGLMGNVYNLEGDATIKNSHFKGKIEAERATGLIKSIQSQQNFVQNSYAEATVNDAIVEGLIGSIDNVTMSNCYFTAAATGKNSASLINYIPTKGTIVNSYAINPHFNSGNSYSKEKINLVKSPAGKLKIINSYILIDKETDTGEVYPGLVAYPKEKFEDGTVAALLREYCTDNVCGNIWGQDVQNGETLPHFTPVFSTTKVPYLKLTLHTYSDDPNAQKYPTKFVKGHRLALPTADLVKRDNYYFAGWYKSSDFKGNPVHEIDSTETKNVELYAKFIPEITITLVEYDGKISKIPAGKGLERKFPVPFRSDYIFAGWYSDKNYNSSMLMSVTSNKDTTFYAKWFQKKTPPIENGCYQVSTVEELYGLEYIDQKKVCSELTNDIVVNKNVLNADGTLNEKLKDGFAEWTPITTRHRLFNGNGHTISGLYYDVDNVHHAGFFGIFENNSDSSYIRNVGIKDSYFRARENVGGLAGSVYKNVKIENSFFEGVLVARYDLGGLVGIAYDTINIVNSYHVGPIISENPSSIIGALLGIATSSNYNDTGTCNIINSYHIGDLLYNDQKCDTQRGFCGIIGNDIINFRNPSKNIFTSNVFTSDTIPTIENLFYHGTTIYPIEKFANGTVAKVLHNYNENGVDGSVWGQDISAAQKHPVLSGSIQGSKTSFVNVTLHTFKGDTTTYPTKFVKGAKYAPPSAQSMARDGYVFSGWFNNDEFKGSSLIEIELTTDTTLYGKWVKIRAPKLVGDCYQIYDIGELYGFADIVKQGKANACGELQQDIALNYNVLDSNGNFQRPLMYGFTDWVPIGDTLAPFNGQFYGNGHTISGLYKMLLPSLEARNVGLFGYVNGGTSQKPVTIYHLGVSDSYFQTYGLNLGEVAGFVSIVGKNGNLKISRSYNSSTLYAFGGFVGHNYGRVVIDSSFSLVKLVKGGDALFSSYETEETISVSNTYCLEKSRFECSLIDAKAFDSKKFRLYPEDSIPEHTTVLKNFYTFTADVQHFSARSLDRKVLITGAAAGQKFALLDVQGRVIMQGIVQNRNFTLNTPKPGSYIVRIGHDFQMIKVH, encoded by the coding sequence ATGAAAAAGCTTGCTGTATGCACTGCCTTTTTGTTGGCTGGAGTTCCTTTCGCAAGGACCATTGTTCCTCAAGCACCCAATTTGGCTGGTGACTGCTATAGAATTACCACTGCAGAAGAACTTTATGGTTTCGCCGAAATCGTGAACAAGGGCGAAACAAATGCATGTGGCATTCTAATAAACGATGTTGTTGTCAATGCGGATTCCATAGACTCCGATTATGCAGAATGGACTCCTATCGGGACAAAAGAAAATCCGTTTAAAGGATCTTTTCAGGGAGAGCACAACACCATTCGCGGGTTGTACAGCAAAAATTTCCAAAGTGAGGCCATGGGATTTCTGGGATACGTCACAGAAGATTCCACCGCATTAACCTATGTCTATAATCTGGGGCTCGAAGACGTCCACTTCGAAGGATCGGGTTCAATCGGCGCTTTTGTCGGAATCATCAATTCAAACAATAAAGTTTACTTTGACGATATCTATGCTACAGGCACAATCAAGGGATACGACGGTAGTGTTGTCGGAGGATTTGCCGGGACAATCAACGGAAAGGCTAGAATTAGCGAAGCATACAATACCGTTACAGTATCCGGAAGTAGCGCCAGTTCTTTTATCGGAAAAGGCGATTCCAGGAATGCCGGAATAAGCGTTGAAAACGACCTTCATTTCACAAATTGCTACGCCCTTAGTGATTATGCCATGGTGGGCGGAGACAACGTCAACGGGATATCTACATACGAGTCAAAACAGTTTCAAGACGGTACTGTTGCCGTAAAGTTAAATAGAGCGGACGATCCAAGATCAGATTATCCAACCTATTGGACACAAGAAAAAGGTGTAGACCATCCTAAATTTTATTCCAGAAAAGAGAAGTTAACATACTCGCCCTTCATCTACCACATGCCCGATGGTACAACACAAACAAGCTATTACCGTGTTGTCAGCGACTTGATTAAGCTAGATTCCATCAACGACAACAATTTTTGCTTTATGGGATGGTACAAGTCCCCGGACTTTAGCGGAAGTCCTGAAACAGTGATTCCCAAGTATTCCTACGGCACCCAGGAATTCTGGGCAATGGGACTACCTAAAGACAAAGAGGGCTGGTGCCTTATTAGTAGCGCCGATGACCTTTACCACTTTGCCCAAGGCGTAAACACCCCAACCAAATACATTCTCGGAAACGACACCATCTTTAACAGCAAGCTCACCGCCGACATCATCGTCAACAAGAACGTCCTCGACAAAGACGGCAACCCGAACAAAGGCGAATTCCGGCAATGGGTTTCCATCGGAAAAAACAGTCGTAAACTCTTCTATGGTTCTATCGATGGCGATGGACACACCATCAGCGGACTTTACTCTGACACATGCACCTATTATGCGAACTTTATAGAAAGAATGAACACGCCGCAGTCTCTCACAAACGGCTCTATTCGCAATCTAGGCATCGTCGATTCCTATTTCAAGTCAGATATGGTTACAGGATTTGTCGATGTATTCTTTTCCAAAAATTTCACTTTGGAAAACTGTTTCTTCGAAGGGACGCTCATTGGCACAACCTACGCATCCGGTCTTATGGGAAATGTATACAACTTAGAAGGCGATGCTACCATAAAAAACAGTCATTTTAAAGGAAAAATTGAAGCGGAAAGAGCCACAGGATTGATCAAATCCATTCAATCCCAACAGAATTTTGTTCAAAATTCATACGCTGAAGCCACGGTTAACGACGCCATAGTGGAAGGGCTCATTGGAAGCATCGATAACGTCACCATGAGCAACTGTTACTTTACAGCAGCCGCGACCGGCAAGAATAGCGCATCACTAATCAATTATATCCCTACTAAAGGCACAATCGTCAATAGCTATGCAATCAACCCCCATTTTAACTCGGGCAACTCCTATTCCAAGGAAAAAATCAACCTAGTCAAGTCCCCCGCGGGAAAGCTGAAAATTATCAACAGCTATATCCTAATCGACAAAGAAACGGATACTGGCGAAGTGTATCCGGGGCTTGTCGCATACCCAAAGGAAAAATTCGAAGACGGCACAGTCGCAGCCCTCTTGCGCGAATACTGTACCGACAACGTTTGCGGAAACATCTGGGGGCAAGACGTACAAAATGGAGAAACGCTACCCCATTTCACCCCGGTTTTTAGCACAACGAAGGTGCCATACCTAAAGCTTACGTTACACACCTACTCCGATGACCCCAACGCACAAAAGTACCCCACAAAATTTGTTAAAGGGCATAGGCTTGCGCTTCCTACCGCAGACCTGGTCAAGCGTGACAACTACTACTTTGCCGGCTGGTACAAGTCAAGCGATTTCAAAGGAAATCCAGTCCATGAAATTGATTCCACCGAAACCAAGAATGTAGAACTTTATGCAAAGTTTATTCCCGAGATTACCATTACGCTAGTCGAGTACGACGGCAAGATAAGCAAAATTCCAGCAGGAAAGGGACTCGAACGAAAGTTCCCCGTCCCCTTCCGTAGCGACTACATTTTTGCCGGCTGGTACAGCGACAAGAATTACAATTCTTCAATGCTAATGAGTGTCACCTCAAACAAAGACACCACCTTTTACGCCAAATGGTTCCAGAAAAAGACACCGCCCATCGAGAACGGCTGCTATCAAGTTTCTACAGTCGAAGAACTGTACGGTCTGGAATATATCGACCAGAAAAAAGTATGTTCTGAACTGACCAACGACATCGTGGTAAACAAGAATGTCCTCAATGCGGATGGGACCCTAAACGAAAAACTAAAAGACGGCTTTGCAGAATGGACTCCTATTACAACACGACACAGACTGTTCAACGGTAACGGCCACACCATCAGCGGGCTCTACTATGATGTCGATAACGTTCATCATGCAGGATTTTTCGGAATATTTGAAAACAACTCAGACTCAAGCTATATACGCAACGTTGGCATCAAGGATTCTTATTTCCGCGCAAGGGAAAACGTAGGCGGACTTGCGGGAAGCGTCTACAAAAACGTTAAAATTGAAAACAGCTTCTTCGAAGGCGTACTCGTCGCAAGATACGATTTAGGCGGACTTGTCGGCATCGCCTACGACACCATCAATATCGTCAACAGCTACCATGTCGGTCCCATCATTTCAGAGAATCCTAGCTCGATTATAGGCGCACTCCTCGGCATTGCAACAAGCAGCAACTATAACGACACCGGGACCTGCAACATCATCAACTCGTACCACATAGGCGACCTGCTTTACAACGACCAGAAATGCGACACCCAACGGGGCTTTTGTGGAATTATCGGTAACGACATCATCAATTTCAGAAATCCAAGCAAAAATATTTTCACAAGCAACGTCTTTACAAGCGACACCATCCCCACTATAGAAAACCTTTTCTATCACGGGACCACGATATACCCCATCGAAAAATTTGCCAACGGCACAGTCGCCAAAGTCTTGCACAACTACAACGAAAACGGAGTTGACGGTTCTGTCTGGGGGCAAGACATCTCGGCAGCGCAAAAGCACCCTGTCCTTAGCGGAAGCATCCAAGGCTCAAAGACAAGCTTTGTGAACGTCACCCTGCATACGTTCAAGGGCGACACCACCACCTACCCGACCAAGTTCGTGAAGGGGGCGAAATATGCACCGCCAAGCGCACAAAGCATGGCACGCGACGGCTACGTATTCTCGGGCTGGTTCAATAACGACGAATTTAAAGGCAGCTCACTCATCGAAATCGAACTTACGACAGACACGACCCTTTATGGCAAATGGGTTAAAATCAGGGCTCCTAAGCTGGTGGGAGACTGCTACCAGATATACGACATCGGGGAACTTTATGGATTCGCAGACATTGTCAAGCAAGGCAAAGCCAATGCCTGCGGAGAACTCCAACAAGACATTGCGCTCAACTACAATGTTCTCGACTCCAACGGAAATTTCCAGCGTCCCCTAATGTACGGCTTTACGGACTGGGTTCCCATTGGCGACACACTCGCACCCTTCAACGGACAATTCTACGGCAACGGGCACACCATCAGCGGACTCTATAAAATGCTATTGCCCTCTCTGGAAGCGAGAAATGTCGGCCTATTTGGCTACGTCAATGGCGGGACATCCCAAAAACCAGTGACCATCTACCACCTAGGCGTATCGGACTCCTATTTTCAGACCTACGGGCTTAACCTCGGCGAGGTCGCAGGCTTTGTCAGCATTGTAGGCAAGAACGGAAACCTTAAAATATCGCGATCTTACAACAGTTCTACACTTTATGCTTTTGGCGGTTTTGTCGGACACAACTACGGTCGGGTTGTCATCGACAGTTCCTTCAGCCTGGTCAAGCTTGTCAAAGGCGGAGATGCGCTCTTCAGCTCCTACGAAACAGAAGAAACAATTTCTGTATCCAATACCTACTGCCTTGAAAAATCAAGGTTCGAATGCAGCTTGATTGACGCCAAAGCCTTCGATTCTAAAAAATTCAGGCTATATCCAGAAGATTCCATTCCCGAACATACAACTGTATTGAAGAACTTCTACACATTCACCGCAGATGTCCAGCATTTTTCTGCACGGAGCCTAGACAGGAAAGTCCTGATTACGGGGGCAGCAGCCGGTCAGAAATTTGCACTCCTCGATGTGCAAGGGCGCGTTATCATGCAGGGAATCGTGCAAAATCGCAACTTCACTTTAAACACGCCCAAGCCCGGCAGCTACATTGTCCGCATCGGGCATGATTTTCAAATGATCAAGGTTCATTAA
- a CDS encoding FISUMP domain-containing protein, with protein MNKLNSIMHPAIIAGSLAAALFFSACEDVRTEEYPSGKIRIQSTYVKDKKQGPEKEFYENGNIKREANYVNDRREGVVKEYYEDGTLEAEYDYSDGYIEGMVIRYHKNGKLASKADYKQNKQISFGEYFDENGEPATSGSYKDPRDGYSYEWIRIGTQLWTAENMNYATASGSLCAQCNHWGRLYNFENAKKACLDGFHMPTKDEWDVLLTYAGTSKPVGIVLKAGYGWDPIKGTNNYGNGKDELGFGAKAGGGHFAKSDVPLKERKLEGAGQKAYFWTAEGEVLVFYHDKDVAKFEKFNPEYGASLRCLKD; from the coding sequence ATGAACAAACTAAACAGCATTATGCATCCAGCAATTATCGCAGGGAGTCTTGCAGCAGCACTTTTCTTTAGTGCATGCGAAGACGTTCGTACCGAAGAATACCCAAGCGGCAAGATTCGAATCCAGTCCACCTACGTCAAAGACAAAAAGCAAGGTCCCGAAAAGGAATTCTACGAAAACGGCAACATCAAGCGCGAGGCAAACTATGTGAACGACCGCCGCGAAGGCGTTGTCAAGGAATACTACGAGGACGGCACCCTCGAAGCCGAATACGACTACTCCGACGGCTATATCGAAGGGATGGTCATCCGCTACCATAAAAACGGCAAGCTAGCTTCCAAGGCGGACTACAAACAAAATAAGCAAATTTCTTTTGGGGAATACTTCGACGAAAACGGAGAACCGGCCACAAGTGGTTCCTATAAAGATCCTCGCGACGGTTACTCCTACGAATGGATTCGCATCGGTACGCAGCTCTGGACCGCCGAAAACATGAACTACGCAACCGCATCGGGTTCGCTGTGCGCCCAGTGCAACCACTGGGGACGCCTTTACAACTTTGAAAACGCAAAGAAGGCATGCCTCGACGGATTCCACATGCCCACGAAGGACGAATGGGACGTCTTGCTGACTTATGCGGGCACTAGCAAGCCCGTGGGTATCGTGCTTAAGGCGGGCTACGGCTGGGACCCCATCAAGGGTACCAACAATTACGGCAACGGCAAGGATGAACTCGGATTTGGAGCCAAGGCTGGTGGCGGACACTTTGCGAAAAGCGACGTCCCCCTCAAGGAACGCAAGCTCGAAGGCGCCGGCCAGAAAGCCTACTTCTGGACCGCCGAAGGTGAAGTACTTGTATTCTATCATGACAAAGATGTCGCCAAGTTCGAAAAGTTCAACCCCGAATACGGCGCCAGTTTACGTTGCCTGAAAGACTAA
- a CDS encoding glycosyl hydrolase family 8: MEISTPRDMFVEAGYGPNFANQLIQNAYSKLFEGDPIDERVCFDASDDMSYIIDIGHDDIRSEGMSYGMYITALTGHERQFDKLWNFSKRYLRNDDGPHVGYFAWQVSTTDFSKMDPGAAPDGEEYFAMALLIAAKKFNRPDLKDEAIGLINWLRHKPNNGIVGPIIDPERNLVKFSPVLGNDFTDPSYNTIAFYRAFAQATGDDTWNTIANNSLEYIQKAAHPVTGLCSEYSEYDGTPRATPWYPESDCFSGDAWRVAMNLSLDYALFRGHECEKNICERLLFFFESRRPYLADYAIDGGNFPRPGRNATPGVIAMNAAATQVLPEGDPLIKPFVKDLAALSVPYRFWRYYDGMLYLIGLLATAGKIRF, from the coding sequence GACATGTTCGTTGAAGCAGGCTATGGTCCCAACTTTGCGAACCAACTTATCCAGAATGCATACAGCAAGCTTTTTGAAGGTGATCCTATCGATGAACGCGTCTGTTTCGACGCCTCCGACGATATGAGCTACATCATCGACATCGGTCATGACGACATCCGCTCCGAAGGCATGAGCTACGGGATGTACATCACCGCCCTCACCGGTCACGAACGTCAGTTCGACAAGTTGTGGAATTTCTCAAAACGCTACCTTAGAAACGATGACGGTCCGCACGTGGGATACTTCGCCTGGCAAGTTTCCACAACCGATTTCAGCAAGATGGACCCGGGTGCCGCCCCCGACGGAGAAGAATACTTCGCCATGGCTCTCCTGATTGCGGCAAAGAAATTCAACCGTCCTGACCTCAAGGACGAAGCCATCGGGCTGATCAACTGGCTACGTCATAAACCGAACAACGGAATCGTCGGCCCCATTATCGACCCTGAAAGAAACCTCGTCAAGTTCTCTCCTGTTTTAGGAAACGACTTCACCGACCCTAGCTACAACACTATTGCCTTCTATCGCGCCTTTGCACAAGCTACCGGAGACGACACCTGGAACACCATCGCCAACAACAGCCTCGAGTACATCCAGAAAGCGGCCCACCCGGTAACAGGGCTCTGTAGCGAATACTCTGAATACGACGGCACACCGAGAGCGACCCCATGGTACCCCGAAAGCGACTGTTTCAGCGGCGATGCGTGGCGCGTTGCCATGAACCTGAGTCTCGACTACGCCCTTTTCCGCGGACACGAATGCGAAAAGAACATCTGCGAACGATTGCTATTCTTCTTTGAAAGCCGTCGCCCCTACCTCGCGGATTACGCGATTGACGGAGGAAACTTCCCGCGCCCCGGTCGAAACGCAACCCCTGGCGTCATCGCCATGAACGCTGCGGCAACGCAGGTTCTCCCCGAAGGCGATCCGCTGATTAAGCCATTCGTCAAGGACCTTGCCGCCCTTTCCGTTCCGTACCGATTCTGGCGTTACTACGACGGAATGCTCTACCTGATTGGGCTCTTGGCTACCGCCGGAAAGATTCGGTTTTAG